A window from Ictalurus furcatus strain D&B chromosome 16, Billie_1.0, whole genome shotgun sequence encodes these proteins:
- the acat1 gene encoding acetyl-CoA acetyltransferase, mitochondrial, whose protein sequence is MSLFSTHSHLCRRLAHKYVSRTYTSRPTLNEVVIVSAVRTPMGSFKGSLSALPATKLGSIAIKGAIEQAGIPPEEVKEVYMGNVLQAGEGQAPTRQALLGAGLPLSTPATTINKVCASGMKSIMMAAQSLMCGHQDVMVAGGMESMSQVPYVMARETPPYGGVKLEDLIVKDGLTDVYNKFHMGNCAENTAKKSGFSREEQDAYAINSYTRSKAAWESGILAKEVVPVSIPQKGKPDVVVKEDEEWRKVDFSKVPKLKAVFQKENGTVTAANASTLNDGAAAVVLMTADAAKRLNVTPLARIVAFADAAVAPIDFPIAPAFAVPKVLGAAGVKKEDVAMWEINEAFSVVVLANVKMLDIDPSKVNVNGGAVSLGHPIGMSGTRIVGHMVHHLQPGQYGLAGICNGGGGASSVLIQKL, encoded by the exons ATGTCACTCTTCAGCACACACAGTCACCTCTGCCGACGGCTG GCACACAAGTATGTGTCCAGGACCTACACCTCACGCCCGACTCTCAAT GAAGTTGTCATTGTCAGTGCAGTCCGCACCCCTATGGGGTCGTTTAAGGGCAGCCTCTCTGCGCTTCCTGCGACCAAGCTGGGCTCCATTGCCATTAAAGGAGCGATCGAGCAGGCAG GAATCCCACCTGAGGAGGTGAAGGAGGTGTACATGGGCAACGTGCTGCAGGCAGGTGAAGGGCAAGCTCCAACGCGACAAGCTCTTCTAGGCGCCG GTCTGCCTCTGTCCACTCCAGCAACGACGATTAACAAAGTCTGTGCCTCCGGAATGAAGTCCATCATGATGGCCGCACAGAGTCTGATGTGTGGGCACCAG GACGTGATGGTAGCAGGTGGCATGGAGAGCATGTCTCAGGTTCCTTATGTGATGGCGAGAGAGACGCCTCCCTATGGCGGGGTGAAGTTGGAGGATCTCATCGTGAAGGACGGCCTTACGGATGTCTACAACAAATTTCACATG GGGAACTGCGCAGAAAACACAGCCAAGAAAAGCGGCTTTTCCAGAGAGGAGCAGGACGCCTACGCCATTAACTCGTACACGCGCAGCAAAGCAGCATGGGAGTCAGGAATCCTGGCCAAAGAGGTGGTTCCAGTCAGCATCCCACAAAAAG GCAAGCCAGACGTTGTGGTTAAGGAGGACGAAGAGTGGAGGAAGGTGGATTTTAGCAAAGTGCCCAAACTGAAGGCCGTCTTTCAGAAAGAGAACG GCACGGTGACGGCGGCTAACGCTAGCACTCTGAACGACGGCGCGGCTGCGGTTGTCCTCATGACGGCAGACGCAGCAAAGAGACTTAACGTCACGCCACTGGCGAGGATTGTAG CGTTTGCCGATGCTGCCGTGGCTCCTATCGACTTCCCGATAGCTCCAGCTTTCGCCGTGCCCAAG GTGCTCGGCGCGGCCGGAGTGAAGAAAGAGGACGTGGCCATGTGGGAAATAAACGAGGCCTTCAGTGTGGTTGTTCTGGCCAACGTTAAGATGCTGGACATCGACCCAAGCAAAGTGAACGTCAACGGTGGAGCGGTGTCTCTCGGCCATCCTATCGG AATGTCTGGGACGAGGATCGTCGGACACATGGTGCACCATCTGCAGCCCGGGCAATACGGCCTGGCAGGCATCTGCAATGGTGGGGGCGGAGCCTCGTCTGTTCTCATCCAGAAATTGTAG